A single Streptomyces sp. Edi2 DNA region contains:
- a CDS encoding LysR substrate-binding domain-containing protein encodes MDWTSAQLRSLVELTRRGTITAAAQALGYTPGGVSQQIAALEKAAGTELLRRVGRRVELTDAGRTLACHAERILSTGAEAVEALERTRHEISGVLHVGLFATAAAEILPPALQEVRQVHPRLAVHSRDMEVDEVHDAVASGAVDLALGLDYPDVPLPREPALQVRQLYRERFSLAVPAGSMDGREVIGLADTQDLGWILPSADSYYGRAVRTACRRAGIEPRVQHEVTDTAATLALVEAGIGVSTVTDLMLGLRASRLDVVRLREKVERHIVVLFRSSVEHRPTVAALVDVLRAVSGARHGSPARRDP; translated from the coding sequence ATGGACTGGACGAGTGCCCAGCTGCGGTCCCTGGTGGAGTTGACCAGGCGCGGAACGATCACCGCGGCGGCCCAGGCCCTTGGATACACGCCCGGCGGCGTCTCCCAGCAGATCGCCGCGCTGGAGAAGGCCGCGGGCACGGAGCTGCTGCGGCGGGTCGGGCGGCGGGTGGAGCTGACCGATGCGGGGCGCACGCTGGCGTGTCACGCCGAGCGGATCCTGTCGACGGGGGCGGAAGCCGTCGAGGCTCTGGAGCGCACCCGGCACGAGATCTCCGGGGTGCTGCACGTAGGGCTGTTCGCCACGGCGGCCGCCGAGATCCTGCCGCCGGCGCTGCAGGAGGTGCGGCAGGTCCATCCCCGGCTCGCGGTGCACAGCCGCGATATGGAGGTGGACGAGGTGCACGACGCGGTCGCTTCCGGAGCGGTGGACCTGGCGCTCGGTCTGGACTACCCGGATGTGCCCCTTCCGCGGGAGCCTGCCCTGCAGGTGCGGCAGCTGTACCGCGAGCGGTTCTCGCTGGCGGTCCCCGCCGGGTCGATGGACGGCCGTGAGGTCATCGGCCTGGCCGATACGCAGGACCTGGGGTGGATCCTGCCGTCGGCCGACAGCTACTACGGCCGGGCGGTGCGCACGGCCTGCCGGCGCGCGGGCATCGAACCCCGGGTGCAGCACGAGGTCACCGACACCGCGGCCACACTGGCGCTGGTCGAGGCGGGGATCGGGGTGAGCACCGTGACGGATCTGATGCTCGGCCTGCGGGCGTCCCGCCTCGATGTCGTACGGCTGCGGGAGAAGGTCGAGCGGCACATCGTGGTGCTGTTCCGCTCCTCCGTCGAGCACCGGCCCACGGTGGCGGCGCTGGTCGACGTCCTGCGGGCGGTGTCCGGGGCCCGGCACGGCAGCCCGGCCCGCCGCGACCCGTAA
- a CDS encoding PASTA domain-containing protein, translated as MAGHGLVSAYAALRYDTSVQLKDGRGAGRHVLWPAGWKVCAQDPAAGTDLRGRRVTLTVVKRTESCR; from the coding sequence GTGGCAGGCCATGGGCTGGTCTCCGCGTACGCGGCGCTCCGTTACGACACCTCCGTTCAGCTCAAGGACGGGCGCGGCGCCGGCCGCCATGTGCTGTGGCCGGCGGGCTGGAAGGTCTGTGCGCAGGATCCGGCGGCGGGCACGGACCTGCGGGGCCGGCGGGTCACGCTCACGGTGGTCAAGCGCACGGAGTCGTGCCGGTAG
- a CDS encoding Glu/Leu/Phe/Val dehydrogenase dimerization domain-containing protein: protein MTDALSLVDEWGPEKIVVVSHRRTGMKGVLVIDNTARGIGKGGTRMSPGVTVDEVSRLARVMTWKWAAVDLFYGGAKAGIVADPASRDKEAVLRAFARALSNEVPREYVMGLDMGLTEDDAAIIQDELGDRGAAVGTPAHLGGVAYDKLGVTGYGVAEAADAAAGHQGLTMAGSRVALQGFGAVGSAAARRFAALGATVVAVSTAHGALHDPSGLDVDALLAAREEHGDHFVTRHSSGTVLAPGRELTVDCDLLVPAALQDVIDRNTARDIKAKLVVEGANLPTSAEARSILAERGITVLPDFVANAGGVVAAAFAMDARYSGFRPDTSTIVETVSARLRANTMTVLDEARLQHITPHTAGRRLAEDRVRTAMHSKGRIPRD from the coding sequence GTGACTGATGCACTCTCCCTCGTCGACGAGTGGGGCCCCGAGAAGATCGTCGTCGTCTCGCACCGGCGCACCGGTATGAAGGGCGTGCTGGTGATCGACAACACAGCCCGCGGCATCGGCAAGGGCGGCACCCGGATGAGCCCCGGTGTGACCGTCGACGAGGTGTCCCGGCTGGCCCGCGTCATGACATGGAAGTGGGCCGCTGTCGACCTCTTCTACGGCGGCGCCAAGGCCGGCATCGTCGCGGATCCGGCCTCCCGCGACAAGGAGGCGGTGCTGCGTGCCTTCGCCCGCGCGCTGTCCAACGAGGTGCCCCGCGAGTATGTGATGGGACTCGACATGGGCCTGACCGAAGACGACGCCGCCATCATCCAGGACGAACTGGGCGACCGCGGCGCCGCCGTCGGCACCCCCGCGCACCTCGGTGGCGTGGCCTACGACAAGCTCGGGGTCACCGGCTACGGCGTTGCCGAGGCGGCCGACGCCGCGGCAGGGCACCAGGGGCTGACGATGGCCGGCTCCCGGGTGGCCCTGCAGGGCTTCGGTGCGGTCGGCAGCGCAGCCGCCCGCCGCTTCGCCGCCCTGGGTGCCACCGTCGTGGCGGTGTCCACCGCCCACGGGGCGCTGCACGACCCCAGCGGTCTCGACGTGGACGCGCTTCTGGCGGCGCGCGAGGAGCACGGCGACCACTTCGTCACCCGCCACTCCTCCGGCACCGTGCTCGCTCCGGGCCGTGAACTCACCGTGGACTGCGACCTCTTGGTGCCCGCCGCCCTGCAGGACGTCATCGACCGCAACACCGCGCGCGACATCAAGGCGAAGCTCGTGGTGGAGGGCGCCAACCTGCCCACGTCCGCCGAAGCCCGGAGCATCCTCGCGGAGCGCGGCATCACCGTGCTCCCCGACTTCGTGGCGAACGCGGGCGGTGTCGTCGCAGCCGCCTTCGCGATGGACGCCCGCTACTCCGGGTTCCGGCCCGACACCTCCACCATCGTCGAGACGGTGTCCGCCCGGCTGCGCGCCAACACCATGACCGTCCTGGACGAGGCGCGGCTGCAGCACATCACCCCGCACACCGCCGGCCGCCGCCTGGCCGAGGACCGGGTCCGCACCGCCATGCACAGCAAGGGGCGCATCCCCCGCGACTGA
- a CDS encoding alpha/beta hydrolase encodes MGSEKDMSAFPVTRSRRRIRIAPVLAAGCAMVVCAAVAAPAAADGGAAPAKPTIVLVHGAFADASSWNGVAERLERRGYTVIAPANPLRGLYSDSTYIASVLDSIKGPIVLAGHSYGGAVISTAAAGNPKVKSLVYVSALMPDVGESGMSLGARFPSELGTATRSVPYRAGGGVSGTDLYVKRDKVYPVFAACLPESQANLLGVTQRPAATTAFSEKARGAAWKTIPSWALVGRQDRTINPDQERFEARRAHSHTVEIDSCHVSLIARPEAVSDLVLQAATAATAAGSAGGALAATGPTRDARAETVLAGLAAASLTAGAGAVLLGRRLRRRAR; translated from the coding sequence ATGGGAAGCGAGAAGGACATGTCGGCATTTCCGGTCACCCGCTCACGGCGGCGAATACGTATCGCACCTGTCTTGGCGGCCGGGTGCGCGATGGTCGTGTGCGCGGCGGTGGCGGCCCCTGCTGCCGCGGACGGTGGCGCGGCACCGGCCAAACCCACCATCGTGCTGGTGCACGGGGCATTCGCGGACGCCTCCAGCTGGAACGGGGTCGCCGAACGGCTCGAACGCCGCGGCTACACCGTCATCGCCCCCGCCAACCCGCTGCGCGGGCTGTACAGCGACTCCACCTACATCGCCTCCGTGCTGGACAGCATCAAGGGCCCGATCGTGCTGGCGGGCCACTCCTACGGCGGCGCCGTGATCAGCACGGCCGCCGCGGGCAACCCCAAGGTGAAGTCGCTGGTGTACGTGTCGGCGCTGATGCCGGACGTGGGCGAGAGCGGCATGTCCCTGGGCGCCAGGTTCCCCAGCGAACTCGGCACCGCCACCAGGTCCGTTCCGTACCGGGCCGGCGGCGGCGTCAGCGGGACCGACCTGTACGTCAAGCGCGACAAGGTGTACCCGGTCTTCGCCGCCTGCCTGCCGGAGAGCCAGGCGAACCTGCTGGGGGTCACCCAGCGGCCCGCTGCCACCACCGCGTTCTCGGAGAAGGCCAGGGGCGCGGCCTGGAAGACCATCCCCTCCTGGGCCCTCGTCGGCCGCCAGGACAGGACCATCAACCCGGACCAGGAACGCTTCGAGGCCAGGCGCGCGCACTCCCACACCGTAGAGATCGACTCCTGCCATGTGTCCCTGATCGCGCGCCCCGAAGCGGTCTCCGACCTCGTCCTCCAAGCCGCCACGGCTGCCACGGCTGCCGGATCCGCCGGGGGCGCGCTGGCCGCCACCGGGCCTACCCGCGACGCCCGGGCCGAGACCGTACTCGCCGGCCTCGCCGCTGCCTCGTTGACCGCGGGGGCGGGGGCCGTCCTCCTGGGCCGTCGCCTGAGACGCCGCGCGCGCTGA
- a CDS encoding enoyl-CoA hydratase/isomerase family protein — protein MVVFDSADPEFFFPHVDLTKVSEYTAEAAKAGGPGDASVGMLFRKLSLIPAVTIAKLRGRARGAGSEFLLACDMRFASRENALVGQPEVGIGTPPGAGAIQHLTRLLGRGRALEAVLTSADFDAELAERYGWINRALPDAELDEFVATMARRMGNYPREALIAAKSAINAVSLPAPAEVRADAALFQQLVRGEAAQQRTAALFQQGFQTRSRTELELGDVLGDLRAVD, from the coding sequence GTGGTGGTCTTCGACAGCGCGGATCCCGAATTCTTCTTCCCCCACGTCGACTTGACCAAGGTCTCCGAATACACCGCTGAAGCCGCGAAGGCCGGTGGGCCGGGCGATGCCTCCGTGGGGATGCTGTTCCGCAAGCTGAGTCTGATCCCGGCCGTCACGATCGCCAAGCTGCGCGGCCGGGCACGGGGAGCGGGCAGCGAGTTCCTGCTCGCCTGCGATATGCGCTTCGCCTCCCGGGAGAACGCCCTCGTGGGCCAGCCCGAAGTCGGCATCGGCACCCCGCCCGGTGCGGGCGCGATCCAGCACCTGACCCGTCTGCTCGGCCGGGGCCGAGCGCTCGAAGCCGTACTGACGTCGGCCGACTTCGATGCCGAACTCGCCGAACGCTACGGGTGGATCAACCGCGCGCTGCCCGACGCCGAGCTGGACGAGTTCGTGGCCACCATGGCCCGGCGCATGGGGAACTACCCCCGCGAGGCGCTGATCGCGGCCAAGTCGGCCATCAACGCCGTCAGTCTGCCGGCTCCGGCCGAGGTACGCGCGGATGCCGCGCTGTTCCAGCAGCTTGTGAGGGGCGAGGCAGCGCAGCAACGCACCGCGGCGTTGTTCCAGCAGGGCTTCCAGACCCGTAGCCGTACCGAGCTCGAACTCGGAGACGTACTCGGCGACTTGAGGGCCGTCGACTGA
- a CDS encoding amino acid permease, translating to MVRTLGLTQLTMIGIGAIIGAGIFSLAAAVARDVAGPAVLISFLVAGAASLCAAFAYAEFAGMVPKAGSSYTYCAAVLGEIAGWIVGWDLLLEYTAIVAVVAIGMSGYLGFLLQAVGIHLPVWALGAPGTSAGHRVDLLAMAICLGVAWLLTRGTRTSARVETVLTLIKIAIVLLVIVVGFTKVKTGNLHPFAPFGFSGAFTGAATVFFAVFGYDALSTAAEESMEARRKLPKAMMLSLAVSMVLYVLVCIVLTGMQRYSELNPNSGISSAFQSVGLSGLANVIAVGAVIGIVTVTFSFMMGASRLWYALSRDGLMPAWFGAIHPRRKVPHRATWLIGGVSAVLAGLLPINAVAELTNIGVLLAFVVVSASVLVLRYRKPHLKRGFRCPGMPVVPVLGMAFSVWLMSFLQWETWVRLGGWLVVGLVIYATYGYRRTRRVMPGGSVDLDALDRMSDSDASEPTPLR from the coding sequence ATGGTGCGCACGCTCGGCCTCACCCAGCTGACCATGATCGGTATCGGCGCCATCATCGGGGCCGGGATCTTCAGCCTGGCCGCGGCCGTCGCCCGGGACGTCGCCGGCCCCGCTGTCCTGATCTCGTTCCTGGTGGCCGGGGCCGCCTCGCTCTGTGCGGCCTTCGCCTACGCCGAGTTCGCCGGGATGGTGCCGAAGGCAGGCTCGTCCTACACCTACTGCGCCGCGGTCCTGGGGGAGATCGCCGGCTGGATCGTGGGCTGGGACCTGCTCCTGGAGTACACCGCCATCGTCGCCGTCGTGGCGATCGGGATGTCGGGCTATCTGGGATTTCTGCTGCAGGCGGTCGGCATCCATCTGCCGGTCTGGGCCCTGGGCGCCCCCGGTACCAGTGCCGGCCACCGGGTGGACCTGCTCGCGATGGCGATCTGCCTCGGTGTGGCCTGGCTGCTGACCCGCGGCACCCGTACCTCGGCCCGGGTGGAGACGGTGCTGACCCTCATCAAGATCGCGATCGTGCTGCTGGTGATCGTGGTGGGCTTCACCAAGGTCAAGACCGGCAATCTGCATCCCTTCGCGCCCTTCGGCTTCAGCGGGGCCTTCACCGGGGCGGCCACGGTCTTCTTCGCCGTGTTCGGCTATGACGCGCTGAGCACGGCGGCGGAGGAGTCGATGGAGGCGCGGCGCAAGCTGCCGAAGGCGATGATGCTGTCGCTGGCGGTCTCCATGGTGCTGTACGTGCTGGTCTGCATCGTGCTCACCGGCATGCAGCGCTACAGCGAGCTCAACCCGAACAGCGGGATCTCCAGCGCGTTCCAGAGCGTGGGGCTGAGCGGGCTGGCCAATGTGATCGCCGTCGGCGCGGTCATCGGCATCGTCACCGTGACCTTCTCCTTCATGATGGGCGCTTCCCGCCTGTGGTACGCGCTCAGCCGCGACGGACTGATGCCGGCCTGGTTCGGCGCCATCCACCCCCGGCGCAAGGTTCCGCACCGCGCCACCTGGCTGATCGGTGGGGTGTCCGCGGTGCTGGCGGGACTGCTGCCCATCAACGCGGTCGCGGAACTCACCAATATCGGCGTGCTGCTGGCGTTCGTGGTGGTCTCCGCATCCGTGCTGGTCCTGCGCTACCGCAAGCCGCACCTCAAGCGCGGTTTCCGCTGCCCGGGCATGCCGGTGGTGCCCGTCCTCGGCATGGCCTTCTCCGTCTGGCTGATGTCGTTCCTGCAGTGGGAGACCTGGGTGCGGCTCGGCGGCTGGCTGGTCGTCGGCCTGGTCATCTACGCCACGTACGGCTACCGCCGGACCCGCAGGGTCATGCCGGGAGGCTCGGTGGATCTCGACGCCCTCGACCGGATGTCCGACTCCGACGCATCCGAGCCCACGCCCCTCCGGTGA
- a CDS encoding LysR substrate-binding domain-containing protein — translation MLKPLHLLTLKAVVRSASFALAARDLGYTASAISQQISALEKETGLALFEREAHGIRPTAAAHRLVDLSTHVLAAMEDLDHHVQELATGATGRLRLGSFPTADVRLVPAALSALVESHPRARIQLEEGEPEELVTALSHGDLDVALVFEYGLSPRQWPDGLTCHQLLREDLVLLRARDSGLGAQLSQLAGARWITSREDTAGARSFVRLCAAAGFEAAVAFRSNNYAVVRELVSAGLGVAVVPALGHVPGDGIEATRVTQRSAHRTVMALHRSENSNPLLPAVISCLRRAVPDGDPYVHPACDA, via the coding sequence TTGCTGAAGCCACTGCATCTGCTCACCCTGAAGGCCGTCGTCCGCAGCGCCTCGTTCGCCCTCGCGGCCCGCGACCTCGGTTACACCGCCTCCGCCATCTCGCAGCAGATCTCCGCGCTGGAGAAGGAGACCGGCCTGGCGCTCTTCGAGCGGGAGGCGCACGGGATCCGACCCACCGCCGCGGCCCACCGCCTGGTCGATCTCAGCACCCATGTACTGGCGGCCATGGAGGACCTGGACCACCACGTCCAGGAGCTCGCCACCGGCGCCACCGGCCGGCTGCGATTGGGCAGCTTTCCCACGGCCGATGTGCGGCTGGTGCCCGCCGCCCTGTCCGCGCTCGTCGAGAGCCATCCGCGGGCCCGGATCCAGCTGGAGGAGGGCGAGCCCGAAGAGCTCGTCACCGCCCTCAGCCACGGCGATCTCGATGTCGCGCTCGTCTTCGAGTACGGGCTCAGCCCCCGCCAGTGGCCCGACGGCCTGACCTGCCATCAACTGCTGCGCGAGGACCTGGTGCTGCTCAGGGCCCGCGACAGCGGCCTCGGCGCCCAGCTGTCCCAGCTGGCCGGGGCCCGCTGGATCACCAGCCGGGAGGACACCGCAGGGGCCCGTTCCTTCGTCCGCCTCTGTGCGGCCGCGGGGTTCGAGGCCGCCGTCGCCTTCCGCAGCAACAACTACGCCGTGGTGCGGGAGCTGGTGTCCGCGGGACTCGGCGTGGCCGTGGTCCCGGCGCTCGGCCACGTTCCCGGCGACGGGATCGAGGCGACCCGGGTCACCCAGCGCTCCGCGCACCGCACGGTGATGGCGCTGCACCGCAGCGAGAACAGCAACCCGCTGCTTCCCGCAGTGATCAGCTGTCTGCGGCGCGCGGTGCCCGACGGCGATCCGTACGTGCACCCCGCGTGCGACGCATGA
- a CDS encoding MarR family transcriptional regulator, whose amino-acid sequence MNRTRAGQNHEVIADALSEVAILMVRHLVDRELSLTAASTLDRLGREAPVRLTALAAAEGIAQPSMTQLVKRLEQQGLVRRVSDPEDGRVALVTVTNAGQKLRAERQRAYHARLADLAASLPAEDEEVLATAMRAALPVVRQLIHNATKRPRPNGAPAAP is encoded by the coding sequence ATGAACCGAACACGTGCTGGTCAAAACCACGAAGTCATTGCCGACGCGCTGTCGGAGGTGGCGATCCTCATGGTGCGGCACCTGGTCGACCGGGAGCTCAGCCTCACCGCCGCCTCGACTCTCGACAGGCTCGGACGTGAGGCGCCCGTCCGGCTGACGGCGCTGGCCGCGGCGGAGGGCATTGCTCAGCCGTCGATGACCCAGCTGGTCAAGCGACTGGAGCAGCAGGGCCTGGTGCGGCGCGTGAGCGATCCCGAGGACGGACGGGTTGCCCTGGTCACCGTCACGAACGCCGGGCAGAAACTTCGGGCGGAACGGCAGCGCGCCTACCACGCCCGCCTGGCCGACCTGGCGGCAAGCCTGCCCGCGGAAGACGAAGAGGTGCTGGCCACAGCCATGCGGGCAGCCCTGCCCGTCGTCCGGCAGCTGATCCACAACGCTACGAAGCGCCCCCGGCCCAACGGTGCGCCGGCCGCACCCTGA
- a CDS encoding FAD-linked oxidase C-terminal domain-containing protein, producing the protein MTSTAQGVISPDAAAVAEALDHGGCGKVAGDAGHRAQYASDASNYRQIPLAVVFPRERQHVLNALRVCRRLGVPVTARGAGTSTSGQAVGPGVVLDFSRYFNRLTALDPHARTATVQPGIVLDDLQSAAAEHGLVFGADPSTHSRCTLGGMIGNNACGSHSLAWGRTADNIVELEVVTYRGTVVRLGEMTREEIDAAVAAGDDRGELIAALDRLAQGNLATLRTELGQFPRQVSGYALEQLLPERRFHLARALVGSEGTLAVVLSATVRLISPPPARALVVLGFSDAGTAADAVPALLRHQPLALEGLDRGLTDIVTRPATRTAIDTLPTAQAWLFAELGGPADALPGLAEALAGTAHAAAGCTGSEIVTDPARARSLWRIREDGAGLATRLPPGTGTESGAEAWPGWEDAAVPPDQLGSYLREFTALLHRHELQGAVYGHFGEGCLHVRINFDFTTEQGTAVFRAFLADAARLVAAHGGSLSGEHGDGQARSALLPLMYGPDVIALFEEFKNIWDPDNGLNPGMIVRPLPVDGNLRVSPHRTPLPLATVFPFHSDDGDFAKATRRCVGVGKCRSTAHRGDVMCPSYRVTRDEKDSTRGRARLLYEMTQGEVITDGWRSTEVRDALDLCLSCKGCSADCPVGVDMATYKSEFLHHHYKGRLRPASHYTMGWLPLLSRAAARIPGLVNALTSSRLAPVLKRLGGIAPQRDLPRFATPTFLTWFRRRTPEGDGRRGPVMLWVDSFNNHFSPEVLQAGVAVLEDAGFRVQVPEGTQCCGLTWITTGQLGIARRIARRTAAALAPAARAGIPVVGLEPSCTAALKSDLPELLDGSEDARALSRATLTLAELLIHHTPGWQPPRIEARSLSQTHCHQHATSGFGADSTLLARMGIDNTALDSGCCGLAGNFGFERGHYDVSVAAGEQVLLPAVRSAAADTRILADGFSCRTQIAQQTPRSGTHLAELIAQALAPSDTSS; encoded by the coding sequence GTGACCTCGACAGCCCAGGGCGTCATCAGCCCCGACGCGGCAGCGGTGGCCGAAGCCCTCGACCACGGGGGCTGCGGCAAGGTCGCCGGCGACGCCGGTCACCGGGCACAGTACGCGTCCGATGCCTCGAACTACCGTCAGATCCCGCTCGCCGTGGTCTTCCCCCGCGAGCGGCAGCACGTCCTCAACGCGCTGCGGGTGTGCCGGCGCCTGGGGGTGCCGGTCACCGCGCGTGGCGCGGGCACCAGCACCTCCGGGCAGGCCGTCGGGCCGGGTGTGGTGCTCGACTTCTCCCGCTACTTCAACCGGCTGACGGCGCTGGATCCCCACGCCCGGACCGCGACCGTGCAGCCCGGCATCGTCCTGGACGACCTGCAGAGCGCCGCCGCCGAACACGGCCTGGTGTTCGGCGCCGATCCCTCCACCCACAGCCGCTGCACCCTGGGCGGCATGATCGGCAACAACGCGTGCGGCTCGCACTCGCTCGCCTGGGGGCGCACCGCGGACAACATCGTCGAACTCGAAGTGGTCACCTACCGCGGCACGGTGGTCCGGCTCGGTGAGATGACCCGGGAGGAGATCGACGCGGCCGTGGCCGCGGGAGACGACCGCGGAGAGCTGATCGCCGCCCTGGACCGGCTCGCCCAGGGCAATCTGGCGACGCTCCGCACCGAACTGGGGCAGTTTCCCCGGCAGGTGTCGGGCTATGCGCTGGAACAGCTGCTGCCCGAGCGGCGCTTCCACCTCGCCAGGGCCCTAGTCGGAAGCGAGGGCACGCTGGCCGTTGTCCTCTCGGCGACCGTCCGCCTCATCTCGCCTCCCCCGGCACGGGCCCTGGTCGTCCTCGGTTTCTCGGACGCCGGCACCGCGGCCGACGCGGTCCCCGCACTGCTCCGGCATCAGCCGCTGGCCCTGGAAGGACTCGACCGCGGACTGACCGACATCGTCACCCGGCCCGCGACCAGGACCGCCATCGACACCCTGCCCACCGCGCAGGCCTGGCTGTTCGCGGAACTCGGCGGCCCCGCGGACGCGCTGCCCGGGCTGGCCGAAGCCCTGGCCGGGACCGCGCACGCGGCCGCGGGCTGCACCGGCAGCGAGATCGTCACCGATCCCGCACGCGCCCGCAGTCTGTGGCGGATCCGCGAGGACGGTGCGGGCCTGGCCACCCGCCTGCCCCCGGGCACCGGGACCGAGAGCGGGGCCGAGGCCTGGCCCGGATGGGAGGACGCGGCCGTCCCGCCCGACCAACTGGGCTCCTACCTGCGCGAATTCACCGCCCTGCTGCACCGCCACGAGCTGCAGGGCGCCGTCTACGGCCACTTCGGCGAGGGCTGTCTGCACGTCCGGATCAACTTCGACTTCACCACCGAGCAGGGCACCGCCGTCTTCCGCGCCTTCCTCGCCGACGCCGCCCGCCTGGTCGCCGCACACGGTGGTTCGCTGTCCGGAGAACACGGCGACGGCCAGGCCCGCTCGGCACTCCTGCCCCTGATGTACGGCCCGGACGTCATCGCCCTGTTCGAGGAGTTCAAGAACATCTGGGACCCCGACAACGGCCTCAACCCCGGCATGATCGTGCGGCCGCTGCCCGTCGACGGCAACCTGCGCGTCAGCCCGCACCGCACTCCCCTGCCCCTGGCCACGGTCTTCCCCTTCCACTCCGACGACGGTGACTTCGCCAAGGCCACCCGCCGCTGCGTCGGCGTCGGCAAGTGCCGCTCCACCGCCCACCGCGGCGACGTGATGTGCCCCAGCTACCGGGTCACACGGGACGAGAAGGACTCCACCCGCGGCCGCGCCCGGCTCCTGTACGAGATGACCCAGGGTGAAGTGATCACCGACGGCTGGCGTTCCACCGAGGTCCGCGACGCCCTGGATCTGTGCCTGTCGTGCAAAGGGTGCAGCGCCGACTGCCCCGTCGGCGTCGACATGGCCACCTACAAGTCGGAGTTCCTTCACCACCACTACAAGGGGCGCCTGCGACCGGCCTCGCACTACACCATGGGCTGGCTGCCACTGCTGTCACGGGCCGCCGCCCGGATCCCCGGCCTGGTCAACGCGCTCACGTCCTCCCGCCTGGCCCCGGTCCTCAAACGGCTGGGCGGCATCGCCCCGCAGCGGGACCTCCCCCGCTTCGCCACACCGACCTTCCTGACGTGGTTCCGCCGCCGCACGCCCGAAGGTGACGGCCGGCGCGGCCCCGTCATGCTGTGGGTCGACTCCTTCAACAACCACTTCAGTCCCGAAGTCCTCCAAGCCGGCGTGGCCGTGCTGGAAGACGCGGGCTTCCGGGTGCAGGTCCCCGAGGGCACACAGTGCTGCGGGCTCACCTGGATCACCACCGGGCAGCTCGGCATCGCCCGCCGTATCGCCCGGCGGACCGCCGCCGCGCTGGCTCCCGCGGCCCGCGCCGGCATACCCGTGGTCGGACTGGAGCCGAGCTGCACCGCGGCCCTCAAGAGCGACCTTCCCGAACTCCTCGACGGCAGCGAAGACGCCCGCGCCCTCTCCCGGGCCACTCTCACCCTCGCCGAACTCCTCATCCACCACACGCCCGGCTGGCAGCCCCCGCGGATCGAGGCCCGCTCGCTCAGCCAGACCCACTGCCACCAGCACGCCACCTCCGGCTTCGGCGCGGACAGCACGCTGCTGGCCCGTATGGGCATCGACAACACCGCGCTCGATTCCGGCTGTTGCGGCCTCGCCGGCAATTTCGGTTTCGAGCGCGGCCACTACGACGTCTCGGTCGCCGCGGGTGAGCAGGTGCTGCTCCCCGCGGTGCGCTCGGCCGCCGCCGACACCCGGATCCTGGCCGACGGTTTCAGCTGCCGCACCCAGATCGCCCAGCAGACCCCGCGCAGCGGCACCCACCTCGCCGAACTGATCGCCCAGGCACTGGCCCCGTCCGACACCTCCTCCTGA